One region of Flavobacterium sp. GSB-24 genomic DNA includes:
- a CDS encoding heavy-metal-associated domain-containing protein, whose protein sequence is MNKLVLIVMISFLGFSAQAQTKKNKNLKYTTEVNGNCEQCKKRIEKAAYGVPGVKTASWDISSHQLSVILNEEKSSPLDLNKAVAKAGHDTKEVKAETADYDNLHTCCKYVRE, encoded by the coding sequence ATGAATAAATTAGTTTTAATAGTAATGATATCTTTTTTAGGGTTTTCTGCGCAGGCACAAACTAAAAAGAATAAAAATTTAAAATACACCACAGAAGTAAACGGAAACTGTGAACAATGTAAGAAAAGAATAGAAAAAGCGGCTTATGGTGTTCCCGGAGTAAAAACTGCTAGCTGGGACATAAGTTCGCATCAGCTTTCAGTTATTTTAAACGAAGAAAAATCTTCTCCTTTAGATTTAAACAAGGCAGTCGCAAAAGCAGGTCATGATACTAAGGAGGTTAAAGCTGAAACAGCAGATTATGACAATTTACACACTTGCTGCAAGTACGTAAGAGAATAA
- a CDS encoding VTT domain-containing protein, with amino-acid sequence MNNFDWTQLINPEFYITLSVGGFQIGLFIVLFIVFAETGLFAGFFLPGDSLLFLAGIYSRDLIENVMFIPNDFLNVLLLATLVGIMGVLGNMTGYWFGAKSGYYLFKKEDSFWFKKKYLLQSKDFFEKYGGKAIIYARFLPIFRTFAPIVAGIVSMDKKKFMFYNILSSFLWSFILIFAGHYLYGIFLKQGIDLKKHIEYIIIIIVIISTFPVLMKLLKKRPAEKI; translated from the coding sequence ATGAATAATTTTGATTGGACCCAGTTAATTAACCCTGAATTTTATATTACTTTAAGTGTCGGAGGTTTTCAGATTGGGTTGTTTATTGTGCTGTTTATAGTGTTTGCTGAAACAGGGCTTTTTGCAGGTTTTTTTCTGCCTGGAGATAGTTTACTTTTTTTAGCAGGTATTTATAGCCGTGACTTGATTGAAAATGTTATGTTTATTCCTAACGATTTTTTAAACGTACTACTACTTGCGACTTTAGTGGGAATAATGGGAGTTTTAGGAAATATGACAGGTTATTGGTTTGGAGCCAAAAGTGGTTATTATTTATTTAAAAAAGAAGATTCATTCTGGTTTAAGAAAAAATATCTGCTTCAATCAAAAGATTTCTTCGAAAAGTATGGAGGAAAAGCCATTATCTATGCTAGATTTCTTCCTATTTTTAGAACGTTTGCCCCAATAGTTGCAGGAATTGTTTCGATGGATAAAAAGAAGTTTATGTTTTATAATATTTTGAGTTCTTTCCTTTGGTCTTTCATATTAATTTTTGCAGGACATTATTTGTACGGCATCTTTTTAAAACAAGGAATAGATTTGAAAAAACATATAGAATATATTATTATAATTATTGTAATCATATCAACATTCCCAGTGTTAATGAAGCTTTTGAAAAAGAGACCAGCAGAAAAGATATAA
- the rodA gene encoding rod shape-determining protein RodA: protein MKNQSVKNNIDWISVFIYIALVTLGWLNIYSSSLLSTDGTYQKQLIFICCTIPLIFIVLFVDGKFYEKYASIIFGVSLLSLAGLFLFGKTIAGQRCWYAIGSFTLQPSEFAKAATSLALAKYLSDTQINLKETNRQIQALAIMLLPVILILPQPDPGSALIYSVFILVLYREGLPSWYVWTAFITIVLFVLTLVLEPYVVVIIAFVVLAIIHFKGRAVDRNIILSAILLALISGFVFSVDYVFDNVFKQHHRDRFNILLGKSVDMKGIGYNTNQSEIAIGSGGWIGKGFLEGTQTKGGFVPEQHTDYIFTTVGEEWGFAGSLTVIALFVGLLLRVIYLAERQKTKFSRVYGYCVAGILFIHFFVNIAMVIGIFPTIGVPLPFFSYGGSGLWGFTILLFIFLKMDANKVNEW from the coding sequence ATGAAAAATCAAAGTGTAAAAAATAATATCGATTGGATAAGTGTCTTTATCTATATTGCGCTGGTAACTTTAGGTTGGCTGAATATTTATTCGTCTTCATTATTGTCAACTGACGGAACTTATCAAAAACAGCTTATTTTTATCTGCTGTACTATTCCTTTGATATTTATAGTTCTTTTTGTTGATGGTAAGTTTTATGAAAAATATGCCAGTATTATCTTTGGAGTTTCTCTATTATCTCTTGCAGGCCTATTTCTTTTCGGAAAAACGATTGCAGGTCAACGATGCTGGTATGCCATAGGAAGTTTTACTTTACAGCCTTCAGAATTTGCAAAAGCCGCAACTTCATTGGCGCTGGCTAAATACCTGAGTGACACTCAAATTAATTTAAAAGAAACCAACAGACAGATTCAGGCATTAGCTATTATGTTATTACCTGTAATACTTATTTTACCACAGCCAGATCCTGGAAGTGCTTTAATTTACAGTGTTTTTATCCTTGTTTTATATAGAGAAGGCCTACCTTCTTGGTATGTCTGGACCGCTTTTATTACTATTGTTCTCTTTGTTCTTACATTAGTACTAGAACCTTATGTAGTTGTCATAATTGCGTTTGTTGTATTAGCTATTATCCATTTCAAAGGCAGGGCTGTTGACCGCAATATAATTTTGAGCGCTATATTATTAGCCTTAATCTCTGGTTTTGTCTTTTCTGTTGATTACGTTTTTGATAACGTTTTTAAACAACACCATAGAGACCGTTTCAATATTTTATTAGGTAAAAGCGTCGATATGAAAGGTATTGGATATAATACCAATCAGTCTGAAATTGCAATCGGATCTGGGGGATGGATTGGAAAAGGTTTCTTGGAAGGAACACAAACCAAAGGCGGATTTGTACCCGAACAACATACCGATTATATCTTTACAACAGTTGGTGAAGAATGGGGATTTGCAGGCTCTTTAACCGTAATTGCACTTTTCGTTGGATTATTGCTTAGAGTAATTTATTTAGCTGAAAGACAAAAAACAAAATTCAGCCGAGTCTACGGATATTGTGTCGCAGGTATTCTCTTTATACACTTTTTTGTAAATATTGCGATGGTAATTGGAATATTCCCTACAATTGGGGTTCCTCTACCCTTCTTTTCATACGGAGGTTCTGGACTCTGGGGTTTTACCATTTTGTTGTTTATTTTTCTTAAAATGGACGCTAACAAAGTAAATGAATGGTAG
- the mrdA gene encoding penicillin-binding protein 2 produces the protein MRKVLLPTIIIIAASLLVIRIFYLQIIDDSFKLKSENNAIKKVYDYPERGYIYDRNGKLLVANQASYDIMVIPREVKKDLNIAEFCSLLNITQEEYNKRIAKAKVYSPRLPSVFLSQLNKNEFAAFQEKIRKYDGFYFQKRSLRDYEVDYGANIFGFITQVNEKQIEKNPYYNSGDLIGKQGVEQSYEEILRGIKGVKYIQKDKYNREIGPYKEGKYDTIAVAGEDINITIDAELQKYGEELMINKRGGIVALEPKTGEILALVTAPSYDPGIMVGRQRSKNYTLLYRDSIAKPLYDRGLLAEYPPGSPFKILTGLVALQEGVINEQTTFMCHHGFSYGGGRFMKCHGFGPHQLHNGIYNSCNTYFGQAYMLTINKYSDPGKAVDVWSDHVRSFGLGQFMGYDLPTGKKGNIPTSKTYKRIYPNGGWRSSTIVSNAIGQGEVLMTPIQLANMMATVANQGYYYTPHIIKKIEGEKIDEKFTTKHVTTIDQKYFPPVISGLFDVYNKGTAYALRVEGIDICGKTGTAENYAKINGKREKLKDHSIFVAFAPKDNPKIAIAVMIENGGFGATVAGPIASLMIEKYLRKKITRTDLEVRVLNKSLLSEYAKLGGLGEALKIESVPKDSVLQAKIVKPKAPVTTAPTTEVKKTAVDTTKKN, from the coding sequence ATGAGAAAAGTTCTGCTGCCCACTATAATTATTATTGCAGCATCTTTGCTAGTGATTAGGATATTTTATCTGCAGATTATTGATGATTCATTTAAATTGAAATCAGAAAATAATGCGATAAAAAAAGTTTATGATTACCCTGAGCGAGGTTACATTTATGATCGAAATGGAAAACTCCTTGTGGCTAATCAGGCTTCGTATGATATTATGGTAATTCCTAGAGAAGTAAAGAAAGACCTTAATATTGCTGAATTTTGTTCACTTCTAAATATTACTCAAGAAGAATACAATAAGCGTATTGCAAAAGCAAAAGTATACAGCCCGAGACTTCCTTCTGTTTTTCTTTCGCAGTTAAATAAAAATGAATTTGCTGCTTTTCAGGAAAAAATCAGAAAATATGATGGTTTTTATTTCCAGAAAAGATCACTTCGTGATTATGAGGTAGATTATGGAGCCAATATTTTTGGTTTTATTACTCAGGTAAATGAAAAACAAATTGAGAAAAATCCATACTATAACAGTGGAGATTTAATTGGAAAACAGGGGGTAGAGCAAAGTTATGAGGAAATTTTGCGCGGAATAAAAGGTGTAAAATACATTCAGAAAGACAAATATAACCGAGAAATTGGTCCTTACAAAGAGGGAAAATACGACACAATTGCTGTAGCTGGAGAAGACATCAATATAACTATTGATGCCGAACTTCAAAAGTACGGCGAAGAATTGATGATCAATAAAAGAGGAGGGATAGTAGCTCTTGAACCTAAAACAGGAGAAATCTTAGCATTAGTTACTGCGCCTTCTTACGATCCTGGTATCATGGTAGGACGCCAAAGATCTAAGAATTATACGCTTTTGTATCGTGACTCTATAGCGAAACCTTTATACGACAGAGGACTTTTAGCAGAATATCCGCCAGGTTCTCCATTTAAAATTCTTACTGGATTAGTTGCTCTTCAAGAAGGTGTAATTAATGAGCAAACCACTTTTATGTGTCATCACGGATTTAGTTATGGTGGAGGCCGTTTCATGAAATGTCACGGTTTTGGACCTCATCAACTGCATAATGGAATTTACAATTCTTGTAATACTTATTTTGGCCAGGCATACATGTTAACAATTAACAAGTATTCTGATCCTGGCAAGGCTGTAGATGTTTGGAGTGATCACGTAAGAAGTTTTGGTTTAGGACAATTTATGGGTTATGATTTACCAACTGGCAAAAAAGGAAATATTCCGACCTCTAAAACATATAAACGAATTTACCCTAACGGAGGATGGAGAAGTTCCACCATTGTATCAAATGCAATTGGTCAGGGTGAAGTTTTGATGACTCCGATTCAATTAGCCAATATGATGGCAACTGTTGCAAATCAGGGTTATTATTATACTCCTCATATCATTAAAAAGATTGAAGGAGAAAAAATTGACGAAAAGTTTACCACAAAGCATGTTACAACTATTGATCAGAAATATTTTCCGCCAGTTATCAGCGGATTATTTGATGTTTACAATAAAGGTACCGCATATGCTCTTAGAGTAGAAGGAATCGATATTTGTGGAAAAACAGGAACAGCTGAAAACTATGCTAAAATAAACGGTAAAAGAGAAAAACTAAAAGATCACTCGATATTTGTCGCTTTCGCACCAAAAGATAATCCGAAAATTGCAATTGCAGTTATGATTGAAAACGGAGGTTTTGGAGCTACTGTAGCTGGACCTATTGCGAGTTTAATGATAGAAAAATATCTTAGAAAAAAAATCACGAGAACTGATTTGGAAGTAAGAGTACTAAACAAAAGCTTACTTTCTGAATATGCGAAATTGGGCGGATTAGGAGAGGCTCTTAAAATAGAATCTGTACCAAAAGATTCTGTTTTACAAGCCAAAATTGTAAAACCAAAAGCACCAGTCACAACAGCACCAACCACTGAAGTTAAGAAAACAGCAGTAGACACTACTAAGAAAAACTAA
- a CDS encoding rod shape-determining protein MreD, which produces MNSALLVNIFRFIMLLAIQIVIFNNMNFLGYISPFPYILYIILYPVNSNKAGLILSSFLLGLTMDMFCNSGGIHATACVILAYYRPYIFKFSFGLSYEYQTIKLNESLTPERFSFILVSVLIHHIVLFVLEAFQFKFIWDILLRTLFSSIFTIITSIIIIYLIKPNKR; this is translated from the coding sequence ATGAATAGCGCTTTGTTGGTAAATATTTTTCGATTTATTATGCTGCTGGCAATTCAGATTGTTATATTCAACAATATGAATTTCTTAGGATACATAAGTCCTTTTCCGTATATCTTGTACATTATTTTATATCCTGTAAACAGCAATAAAGCCGGTTTAATTCTTTCTAGTTTTTTACTAGGATTAACAATGGATATGTTTTGTAATTCTGGCGGAATACATGCAACTGCTTGTGTTATTCTAGCCTACTACAGGCCTTATATTTTTAAGTTTTCTTTCGGACTTAGTTATGAATATCAAACTATAAAACTAAATGAATCTCTAACTCCAGAGCGTTTTTCATTTATATTGGTATCGGTTTTAATACACCATATTGTATTATTTGTTCTCGAGGCATTTCAGTTTAAATTTATCTGGGACATTTTACTCCGAACCTTATTCAGCTCTATCTTTACTATAATCACCTCAATAATAATAATTTATCTTATTAAGCCCAATAAACGATGA
- the mreC gene encoding rod shape-determining protein MreC: MQQIFNFIIRNSNRLLFLLLLGISLGLTIQSHSYHRSKVISSANFLSGGVYEKINRVNEYLNLRAENDELVLENARLKSLLFNKEDTTKLPLPDSIKGVKPADIIVSKVIHNSYNTHENYITLNAGSNEGIKQDMGVINSLGIIGVVDNTSPRYSTVVSILNMKSQINAKIKKSNHFGSLTWDGKSTGFVQLEDVPRLASIRKGDTIVTGGQSVIFPEGINIGTVDKIYIKKNTSYYVINVKLFNDMTNLGHVYIIKSKDREELINLENKSKEKDE, encoded by the coding sequence ATGCAGCAAATTTTTAATTTCATTATAAGAAACAGTAATCGATTGCTGTTTTTGCTGCTTTTAGGTATTTCGTTAGGACTCACAATTCAATCTCATTCTTATCACAGAAGCAAGGTAATCAGTTCTGCTAATTTTTTAAGCGGCGGTGTTTATGAAAAAATAAATCGTGTAAATGAATATTTGAATTTAAGAGCTGAAAACGACGAACTTGTACTTGAGAACGCAAGATTAAAAAGTCTTTTATTCAACAAGGAAGACACTACAAAATTACCTTTACCTGACAGTATAAAAGGTGTAAAACCTGCTGACATAATCGTATCAAAAGTAATTCACAACTCTTATAATACACATGAAAATTACATCACCTTGAATGCTGGAAGCAATGAAGGGATTAAACAAGATATGGGTGTTATTAACAGCTTAGGAATTATTGGGGTTGTTGATAATACTTCGCCAAGATATTCTACTGTTGTGAGTATTTTAAACATGAAATCGCAGATTAATGCTAAAATCAAAAAATCAAATCATTTTGGTTCATTAACTTGGGATGGAAAAAGTACAGGATTTGTGCAATTAGAAGATGTTCCTAGATTAGCTTCTATTAGAAAAGGCGATACTATTGTAACTGGAGGTCAATCTGTGATTTTCCCAGAAGGAATCAATATTGGTACGGTAGATAAAATATACATCAAAAAGAATACAAGTTATTATGTCATAAATGTTAAGCTATTTAATGACATGACAAATCTTGGACACGTTTATATTATCAAGAGTAAGGACAGAGAAGAACTTATTAATTTAGAAAACAAAAGCAAAGAAAAAGATGAATAG
- a CDS encoding rod shape-determining protein has protein sequence MGFFDFMTEDIAIDLGTANTLIIHNDKVVIDSPSIVARDRVSGKIIAVGKEANMMQGKTHENIKTIRPLKDGVIADFDASEKMINMFIKSIPALKKRMFTPALRMVVCIPSGITEVEMRAVKESCERVNGKEVYLIHEPMAAAIGIGIDIMQPKGNMIVDIGGGTTEIAVIALGGIVCDKSVKIAGDVFTNDIVYYMRTQHNLFVGESTAEKIKIQIGAAIEDLDGPPEDMSVQGRDLLTGKPKQVDVSYREIAKALDKSIQRIEDAVMETLSQTPPELAADIYNTGIYLAGGGSMLRGLDKRISQKTDLPVYIAEDPLRAVVRGTGMALKNIAKFKSILIK, from the coding sequence ATGGGATTTTTTGATTTCATGACTGAGGATATTGCAATAGACCTTGGTACCGCAAACACTTTAATCATTCATAATGATAAAGTTGTTATTGACAGCCCCTCTATCGTAGCACGTGATAGAGTATCAGGCAAAATCATCGCTGTTGGTAAAGAAGCCAACATGATGCAAGGTAAAACGCATGAAAACATCAAGACCATAAGGCCTTTAAAAGATGGTGTAATTGCAGATTTTGACGCGTCAGAAAAAATGATCAATATGTTCATTAAAAGTATTCCTGCGTTAAAAAAGCGAATGTTTACACCAGCATTAAGAATGGTAGTTTGTATTCCTTCTGGAATTACTGAGGTTGAAATGCGTGCAGTAAAAGAATCTTGTGAGCGCGTAAATGGAAAAGAAGTTTACTTGATTCACGAACCAATGGCCGCTGCAATCGGTATTGGAATTGACATCATGCAGCCAAAAGGAAACATGATTGTTGACATTGGAGGTGGTACAACAGAAATCGCTGTAATTGCTTTAGGTGGTATTGTATGTGATAAATCTGTAAAAATTGCCGGTGACGTTTTCACAAATGATATTGTTTATTATATGCGTACACAACATAACCTTTTTGTTGGAGAAAGTACTGCTGAAAAAATAAAAATTCAAATTGGAGCTGCAATCGAAGATTTAGATGGTCCGCCAGAAGACATGTCTGTTCAAGGTAGAGATTTACTTACTGGTAAACCGAAACAAGTAGATGTTTCTTACCGTGAAATTGCAAAAGCTTTAGACAAATCTATTCAACGTATCGAGGATGCAGTAATGGAAACATTATCTCAAACTCCTCCTGAGTTAGCTGCCGATATTTATAATACTGGTATCTATTTAGCGGGTGGTGGATCTATGTTGAGAGGTCTTGACAAACGTATTTCTCAAAAAACAGATTTACCTGTTTACATTGCAGAAGATCCTTTAAGAGCTGTTGTTCGCGGTACAGGAATGGCACTTAAAAATATTGCAAAATTTAAAAGTATCTTAATCAAATAA
- the purH gene encoding bifunctional phosphoribosylaminoimidazolecarboxamide formyltransferase/IMP cyclohydrolase yields the protein MSTTKKIQSALISVFSKDGLEPIVRKLHEQNVTLYSTGGTEDFIKNLGIPVVPVEDITSFPEILGGRVKTLHPKIFGGILNRQDNESDVQQMKEFDIPQIDLVIVDLYPFEKTVASGASEQDIIEKIDIGGISLIRAGAKNFKDTVIVASVNEYSLLLDLITEQDGATTLENRRLFATKAFHVSSHYDGAIFNYFNTDETIYKESIANGQVLRYGENPHQKGFFFGDFDAMFSKLHGKELSYNNLLDVDAAVNLIAEFKTDGPTFAILKHNNACGLASRKTISEAYLAALACDPTSAFGGVLISNTKIDLATAQEINKLFCEVVIAPAYDDEAVAVLQEKKNRIILVQNDVELPSRQVRTCLNGLLIQDRNNITDNKEHLKTVTITEPTAQEIEDLIFASKICKNTKSNTIVFAKNGTLISSGTGQTSRVDALIQAVDKAKAFGFDLNGASMASDAFFPFPDCVELAKKAGITAVIQPGGSIKDELSINYCNENNLAMVFTGTRHFKH from the coding sequence ATGAGCACAACTAAAAAAATACAATCGGCATTAATTTCTGTTTTTTCGAAAGATGGATTAGAACCAATCGTTAGAAAATTACACGAACAAAATGTTACACTTTATTCTACTGGAGGAACTGAAGATTTTATCAAAAACCTTGGAATTCCTGTAGTTCCTGTTGAAGACATTACATCTTTTCCTGAAATTCTTGGAGGAAGGGTTAAAACCTTACATCCAAAAATTTTCGGTGGTATATTGAATCGTCAGGATAATGAAAGTGATGTACAACAAATGAAGGAATTTGATATTCCTCAAATCGATTTAGTTATCGTTGATTTGTATCCTTTTGAAAAAACAGTTGCTTCTGGTGCAAGCGAACAAGATATTATTGAAAAAATTGATATTGGCGGAATTTCATTAATTCGTGCTGGTGCAAAAAATTTCAAAGACACTGTAATTGTAGCTTCTGTGAATGAATACAGTTTGCTTTTAGATTTAATTACAGAACAAGACGGAGCAACAACTCTTGAAAACAGAAGATTGTTTGCCACTAAAGCGTTCCACGTTTCTTCTCATTATGACGGAGCTATTTTCAATTATTTCAACACAGACGAGACTATTTACAAAGAAAGTATTGCAAACGGTCAAGTTTTAAGATATGGTGAAAACCCTCACCAAAAAGGATTTTTCTTTGGAGATTTTGACGCAATGTTCAGCAAACTTCACGGAAAAGAATTATCATACAACAACTTACTTGATGTTGATGCTGCAGTAAATTTAATTGCTGAATTTAAAACTGACGGACCAACGTTCGCAATTTTAAAACATAACAATGCTTGTGGTTTAGCATCAAGAAAAACAATCAGCGAAGCTTATTTGGCAGCTTTAGCTTGCGATCCTACATCTGCTTTTGGAGGTGTATTAATCTCAAATACTAAAATTGACTTAGCTACAGCTCAGGAAATCAACAAATTATTCTGCGAGGTAGTTATTGCTCCAGCGTATGATGATGAAGCTGTTGCTGTTTTACAAGAAAAGAAAAACAGAATTATATTAGTTCAAAATGATGTTGAATTACCATCTCGCCAAGTAAGAACTTGTCTTAATGGATTGTTAATTCAGGATAGAAATAATATTACGGATAATAAAGAGCATTTAAAAACCGTTACTATAACAGAACCTACTGCTCAGGAGATCGAAGATTTGATCTTTGCTTCTAAAATCTGCAAGAATACAAAATCAAACACAATTGTTTTTGCTAAGAATGGAACATTGATTTCATCAGGTACAGGTCAGACTTCAAGAGTTGATGCCTTAATACAAGCTGTTGATAAAGCAAAAGCTTTTGGATTTGATTTAAATGGAGCTTCGATGGCGAGTGATGCATTTTTCCCATTTCCGGATTGTGTAGAATTAGCCAAAAAAGCAGGAATTACAGCAGTAATTCAGCCAGGAGGTTCGATAAAAGACGAATTAAGCATAAATTATTGCAACGAAAATAATCTTGCAATGGTATTTACAGGAACTCGTCATTTTAAACATTAA
- a CDS encoding ABC transporter permease, translated as MLVYLRLLKESLSFAINALRNNKLRTLLSLLGVTIGIFSIIAVLAAVDSLDKKISKDLSSLDKNTIYLMKFCFGPSEIPQWKREQFPNVKYDEYIGLKNSMNDTDQVGYQLFVNRESLKYDSKTVSDVNIVPSSSEMVNIDGLSFDKGRFYNESESNSGTAVIVLGYDIAEGLFGSSDPIGKNIRLYGQRFTVIGVMAKQGAGFFGDSNDTSVYLPANFLRRMYGDTDAMTPVIILKPVKGVDMEAYKAQIAQKLRAIRGMKAGEMDNFFINVLSGFTDFIDGILGQMNVVGWIISGFSLLVGGFGIANIMFVSVKERTNLIGIQKSLGAKNKFILFQFLFEAVILSVIGGIIGLLMVWGIALVLTKLLDFEFVLSLGNILLGTGLAAFIGLVSGILPAISAANLDPVEAIRTGM; from the coding sequence ATGCTTGTTTATTTAAGATTATTAAAAGAAAGTCTGAGCTTTGCTATCAACGCTTTGCGAAATAATAAATTACGTACTTTGTTGTCGCTCTTAGGTGTTACAATTGGTATTTTTTCAATTATTGCTGTTTTGGCTGCCGTTGACTCTTTAGATAAAAAAATCTCTAAAGATTTGAGCAGCTTAGATAAAAATACGATTTATTTAATGAAATTCTGCTTTGGACCATCTGAAATTCCACAATGGAAAAGAGAACAGTTTCCAAATGTAAAGTATGATGAGTATATAGGGTTGAAAAATTCAATGAACGATACTGATCAAGTAGGATATCAGCTTTTTGTAAATAGAGAAAGTTTAAAATACGATTCTAAAACGGTTAGTGATGTAAATATTGTTCCATCGTCAAGCGAAATGGTTAACATTGATGGATTAAGTTTCGATAAAGGTAGATTTTATAACGAATCTGAATCTAATTCTGGAACAGCAGTTATTGTTCTTGGATATGATATTGCTGAAGGACTTTTTGGTTCAAGTGATCCAATTGGAAAAAATATCCGTTTGTACGGACAGCGATTTACCGTCATTGGTGTAATGGCAAAACAAGGTGCAGGTTTTTTTGGAGATAGTAATGATACTTCGGTTTATCTTCCAGCCAATTTTTTACGAAGAATGTACGGGGACACTGATGCCATGACACCTGTGATTATTTTAAAACCAGTTAAAGGAGTAGACATGGAAGCTTATAAAGCTCAAATAGCTCAAAAACTCCGAGCTATTCGCGGAATGAAAGCGGGAGAAATGGATAATTTCTTTATTAATGTACTTTCTGGATTTACTGATTTTATTGATGGGATTCTAGGACAAATGAATGTTGTTGGATGGATAATCAGTGGATTTTCGCTTTTGGTCGGTGGTTTCGGAATCGCTAATATTATGTTTGTTTCTGTTAAAGAAAGGACAAACCTTATCGGAATTCAGAAATCATTAGGAGCAAAAAATAAATTTATCTTATTCCAGTTTTTATTTGAAGCTGTAATTTTATCAGTTATAGGCGGAATCATTGGACTTCTTATGGTTTGGGGAATTGCTTTAGTTTTAACTAAATTACTTGATTTTGAATTTGTTTTGAGTTTAGGAAATATTCTTCTAGGAACTGGTTTAGCGGCATTTATCGGTTTAGTTTCGGGAATTTTACCTGCTATTTCTGCAGCAAATCTAGATCCCGTAGAAGCTATTCGAACTGGAATGTAG
- a CDS encoding cupin-like domain-containing protein: MSFILKNVDTVESISREDFKKNYLDKRKPLIIKGLTKDWPAREKWSTDYFKEIAGDIEVKLVDNSKADPAKVINASIASMKFGEYLDLIKREPTQLRIFFFNLFKHRPELINDVKIPKELMGGFIESMPAMFFGGSKAITFLHYDIDLPHLFHTHFGGRKHIILFDNKWKKRLYCVPNTTYALEDYDVANPDFEKFPALKGVEGYEVFLEHGDTLFMPTGMWHWMRYIDGSFSLSLRAWDRSITRKMGSVWSLFMHGAVDSAIKVVFRERYAIWREKLAFKIAEKELKKDLKKAS, translated from the coding sequence ATGAGCTTTATCCTAAAAAATGTTGATACAGTTGAATCTATTTCTAGAGAAGATTTTAAAAAGAATTATCTAGATAAAAGAAAGCCTCTTATAATAAAAGGATTAACCAAAGATTGGCCTGCACGAGAAAAATGGTCTACGGATTATTTTAAAGAAATTGCAGGAGATATTGAAGTAAAGCTAGTTGATAATTCTAAGGCAGATCCCGCAAAAGTAATTAATGCTTCTATTGCCAGTATGAAATTTGGTGAATATCTCGATTTAATAAAAAGAGAGCCGACTCAATTACGTATTTTTTTCTTTAATCTTTTTAAACACAGGCCTGAATTAATTAATGATGTAAAAATCCCCAAAGAATTAATGGGTGGTTTTATAGAAAGTATGCCTGCTATGTTTTTTGGAGGCTCAAAGGCGATTACTTTCCTGCATTACGATATTGATCTACCACATCTCTTTCACACACATTTTGGTGGCAGAAAACATATAATCTTGTTCGATAATAAATGGAAAAAGAGGCTCTATTGTGTGCCAAATACTACTTACGCTTTAGAAGATTATGATGTTGCCAATCCAGATTTTGAAAAATTTCCGGCACTAAAAGGAGTAGAAGGCTATGAGGTTTTCCTAGAACACGGAGACACTCTATTCATGCCTACCGGAATGTGGCACTGGATGCGCTACATAGACGGCTCTTTCTCGCTAAGTCTTCGTGCGTGGGATAGATCAATAACTCGAAAAATGGGAAGCGTTTGGAGCTTATTTATGCATGGTGCAGTCGATAGCGCCATAAAAGTAGTTTTTAGAGAACGCTATGCAATTTGGCGTGAGAAACTAGCTTTTAAAATAGCTGAAAAAGAATTGAAAAAGGATTTGAAAAAAGCGAGTTGA